The following proteins are encoded in a genomic region of Catellatospora sp. TT07R-123:
- a CDS encoding GTPase domain-containing protein, which translates to MIIDKAERHRLATLAEQAVTELEPQRPTSPRLLLLWQQALRAAEELRAAVARNISIGFAGDVNKGKSLLITLLVDRPGLLTVADVPATGNLTRVVVRPDAAYGEDAVVGYMTPEGVVELVEYLLEGIRTHAGRSGRYGAHVLDGYHPVDAARIEQADWRLVEDLFRSWWADPTMNLKLREWATELFAVRDALRVGAGLLARTRGQLTPIRRELLDSAVLIGTSHTPTEQFPEPRYGAPISPDRMSADTLLATRSLIDQVVITVGVPRSVLDLDTAIELIDFPGLDSGSLRDRYLISRELPRTTVVAVVVDGREPTSDSVKEFFSMLEQGRHDYGELDKSMLVIGNKFDPVEPPSPVARSLRELTEHSDNVAALTAMVGELTRQHFERFALVSALRAGMFLGAPAPRGATSHDLYVARGSGDRWAPTVRSLRATHRDDPMVTALAHFTDDDGGLGHLRQLLTGHLGEHGSRIWLAEAHGLEQAYLAARQAFDDELPVRVPVGVGEQERRRLEELLRRLRTAVDHLKPRMAELVLVPTEKEFEELVEAAIVGRVHDWPCWTGHLSRIDSGLLRPGGPAGPDGDLFDGDFDDLYSGGAGGWHTGPTVAQPGEAQLLVTTADLAGSYDETRDKAMAVLDSVLTDRVRRWAVELHRSLGLDADAQTLQRHRDELRRVMLVRGGAVADGFLRNFALLLDPRLVTEEVGRQLGALPSTEADYAYPRSASTPVPWQIDHHDDEDARRDPAVLFRLRRDVVEALSHQVRRRIQSALLAAHTRLIRKLDLIGEQIPPTSVLRGLSGPPTDSAR; encoded by the coding sequence ATGATCATCGACAAGGCCGAGCGGCACCGCCTGGCCACCCTGGCCGAGCAGGCTGTCACGGAACTGGAACCGCAGCGGCCGACGTCGCCCCGGCTGCTGCTGCTGTGGCAGCAGGCGCTGCGGGCGGCCGAGGAGCTGCGGGCGGCGGTCGCGCGCAACATCAGCATCGGGTTCGCCGGTGACGTCAACAAGGGCAAGTCCCTGCTGATCACGCTGCTGGTGGACCGGCCGGGGCTGCTGACCGTCGCCGACGTGCCCGCCACCGGCAACCTCACCCGGGTCGTGGTGCGGCCGGACGCGGCGTACGGCGAGGACGCGGTGGTCGGCTACATGACGCCCGAGGGCGTCGTCGAGCTGGTGGAGTACCTGCTGGAAGGCATCCGTACGCACGCCGGGCGCAGCGGCCGCTACGGCGCGCACGTGCTCGACGGCTACCACCCGGTCGACGCCGCCCGGATCGAGCAGGCCGACTGGCGGCTGGTCGAGGACCTGTTCCGGTCCTGGTGGGCCGACCCGACGATGAACCTGAAACTGCGCGAGTGGGCCACCGAGCTGTTCGCGGTACGCGACGCGCTGCGCGTCGGGGCGGGGCTGCTGGCCCGTACCCGGGGCCAGCTGACGCCGATCCGGCGGGAGCTGCTCGACTCGGCCGTGCTGATCGGGACGTCGCACACCCCGACCGAGCAGTTCCCGGAGCCGCGCTACGGCGCGCCGATCTCCCCGGACCGGATGAGCGCCGACACGCTGCTGGCCACCCGCAGCCTGATCGACCAGGTGGTGATCACCGTCGGGGTGCCCCGCAGCGTGCTCGACCTCGACACCGCGATCGAGCTGATCGACTTTCCGGGGCTGGACTCGGGCAGCCTGCGCGACCGCTACCTGATCAGCCGGGAGCTGCCGCGCACCACCGTCGTCGCGGTGGTCGTCGACGGCCGGGAGCCGACCAGCGACTCGGTCAAGGAGTTCTTCTCCATGCTGGAGCAGGGCCGCCACGACTACGGCGAGCTGGACAAGTCGATGCTGGTCATCGGGAACAAGTTCGACCCGGTGGAGCCGCCGTCGCCGGTCGCGCGGTCGCTGCGGGAGCTGACCGAGCACAGCGACAATGTGGCGGCCCTGACCGCGATGGTGGGGGAGCTGACCCGCCAGCATTTCGAACGATTCGCGCTGGTGTCGGCGCTGCGGGCGGGGATGTTCCTCGGCGCCCCGGCCCCGCGCGGCGCGACCTCGCATGACCTGTACGTGGCGCGGGGATCCGGTGACCGGTGGGCGCCGACAGTACGATCTCTGCGCGCGACCCACCGCGACGACCCGATGGTCACGGCGCTGGCGCACTTCACCGACGACGACGGCGGGCTGGGGCATCTGCGGCAGCTGCTGACCGGGCACCTCGGCGAGCACGGCAGCCGGATCTGGCTGGCCGAGGCGCACGGCCTGGAGCAGGCCTACCTGGCCGCCCGGCAGGCCTTCGACGACGAGCTGCCGGTCCGGGTGCCGGTCGGGGTCGGTGAGCAGGAGCGGCGCCGGCTGGAGGAGCTGCTGCGGCGGCTGCGGACGGCGGTGGACCACCTCAAGCCCCGCATGGCCGAACTGGTGCTGGTCCCGACCGAGAAGGAGTTCGAGGAGCTGGTCGAGGCGGCGATCGTCGGCCGGGTGCACGACTGGCCGTGCTGGACCGGGCATCTGAGCCGGATCGACTCGGGCCTGCTGCGTCCGGGCGGTCCGGCCGGTCCGGACGGCGACCTGTTCGACGGGGACTTCGACGACCTCTACTCCGGTGGCGCGGGCGGCTGGCATACGGGGCCGACGGTGGCCCAGCCGGGCGAGGCGCAGCTGCTGGTGACCACCGCCGACCTCGCGGGCAGCTACGACGAGACCCGCGACAAGGCGATGGCCGTGCTCGACAGCGTGCTCACCGACCGGGTGCGGCGCTGGGCCGTGGAACTGCACCGGTCGCTGGGCCTGGACGCCGACGCCCAGACGCTGCAACGCCACCGCGATGAGCTGCGCCGGGTCATGCTGGTGCGCGGCGGCGCAGTAGCCGACGGGTTCCTGCGCAACTTCGCGCTGCTGCTGGACCCGCGCCTGGTCACCGAGGAGGTAGGCCGCCAGCTCGGCGCCCTGCCCAGCACCGAGGCCGACTACGCCTACCCGCGGTCGGCGTCGACGCCGGTGCCGTGGCAGATCGACCACCACGACGACGAGGACGCCCGCCGCGACCCCGCGGTGCTGTTCCGGCTGCGCCGCGACGTCGTCGAGGCCCTGAGCCACCAGGTCCGGCGCCGGATCCAGAGCGCGCTGCTGGCCGCCCATACCCGGCTCATCCGCAAGCTCGACCTGATCGGCGAGCAGATCCCCCCCACGTCCGTGCTGCGCGGCCTGTCCGGCCCGCCGACCGACTCCGCGAGGTAG
- a CDS encoding DUF4407 domain-containing protein: protein MRLYWPWRRRRRRGDDYRPGRVTRALLWCGGVDPGLLASRVETYRGASVGILVLVVGALASVTFTMYVTIITGQFRLWYVAAALFWGAIIFAVDRSILVDPSYGDLSAVEQHADRQPISARVLPDPDATVPLDVAGQARRRPRSLWPVVRLPVYLLRVVVAVTIAVLISEALLLIVFHPEIEEQIRADRLTAYTAAVDHVVAARQDDLNAEQVKLAVAVSARRDELKLKTAEADTAYGRYEREVKGLISGAAGHGPYAARLYAIWRTALDAKNNAQKALNRALADQEKGDRDLQAKQSALADETSVEHRALLADPAIAEADAQRGQPAGWLRQEQAFRDFRAAHPGSTELVVIPWLLRILLLAIDLIPLGMKLLAGASIYGRRLSEQAQRVRYHDRVQLQVDRAAADLNAHRRAFQAQMLTELDNERDRHYRDRRADHLRYEQRHPDDKDGTR from the coding sequence GTGAGGCTGTACTGGCCGTGGCGCCGCCGTCGCCGGCGCGGCGACGACTACCGGCCCGGCCGGGTCACCCGGGCGCTGCTGTGGTGCGGCGGCGTGGACCCCGGGCTGCTGGCCTCGCGGGTGGAGACCTATCGCGGTGCCAGCGTCGGCATCCTCGTGCTCGTGGTCGGGGCGCTGGCGTCGGTGACCTTCACCATGTACGTCACCATCATCACCGGCCAGTTCCGGCTCTGGTACGTCGCGGCGGCGCTGTTCTGGGGCGCGATCATCTTCGCGGTGGACCGGTCCATCCTGGTCGACCCGTCCTACGGGGACCTGTCGGCGGTGGAGCAGCACGCCGACCGGCAGCCGATCTCGGCACGGGTCCTGCCCGACCCCGACGCGACGGTGCCGCTGGACGTCGCCGGGCAGGCCCGCCGCCGGCCGCGGTCGCTGTGGCCGGTCGTCCGGCTGCCGGTGTACCTGCTGCGCGTCGTCGTGGCGGTCACCATCGCGGTCCTGATCAGCGAGGCGCTGCTGCTGATCGTGTTCCACCCCGAGATCGAGGAGCAGATCCGCGCCGACCGGCTCACGGCGTACACCGCCGCCGTGGACCACGTGGTCGCGGCTCGGCAGGACGACCTGAACGCCGAGCAGGTCAAACTGGCCGTGGCCGTCAGCGCGCGGCGCGATGAACTCAAGCTCAAGACCGCCGAGGCGGACACGGCGTACGGCCGGTACGAGCGCGAGGTCAAGGGGCTCATCTCCGGCGCCGCCGGACACGGCCCGTACGCGGCCCGGTTGTACGCGATCTGGCGCACGGCTCTGGATGCGAAGAACAACGCGCAGAAGGCGCTGAACCGGGCCCTGGCCGACCAGGAGAAGGGCGACCGGGACCTCCAGGCCAAGCAGAGTGCGCTGGCCGACGAGACCTCGGTGGAGCACCGGGCGCTGCTGGCCGACCCGGCGATCGCCGAGGCCGACGCCCAGCGCGGCCAGCCGGCCGGGTGGCTGCGTCAGGAGCAGGCGTTCCGCGACTTCCGGGCCGCCCATCCCGGCAGCACCGAACTGGTGGTGATCCCGTGGCTGCTGCGGATCCTGCTGCTGGCCATCGACCTCATCCCGCTGGGCATGAAGCTGCTGGCCGGGGCGTCGATCTACGGGCGGCGCCTGTCCGAGCAGGCCCAGCGGGTGCGCTACCACGACCGGGTGCAGTTGCAGGTCGACCGGGCCGCCGCCGACCTGAACGCGCACCGGCGGGCGTTCCAGGCCCAGATGCTGACCGAACTCGACAACGAGCGCGACCGCCACTACCGCGACCGGCGCGCCGACCACCTGCGCTACGAGCAGCGCCATCCCGACGACAAGGACGGCACGCGATGA
- a CDS encoding helix-turn-helix domain-containing protein — MSAFGYELRRLRTAAGLSLQGLSQVVHYNKGYLSRVETGERTPTTQLARACDDALGTDGRLTELLRGTAAPSAAAADPSVAAAEGACLPVLPPAADPSWAQPLSDVLGATRALGQRAPVRTVLPPMLAQLRTLSDLTAPPGDGRHLLGVYARFAEYTGWLYQETDDRVGSARWNAQARQLARRVGDDSLAAYTVVRDAELAMYSGDAAMTIRYAQLAQHDPAATAQTRVLAAHREAQGHALAYDADRMRAALDQALAWQESGTEAAGHGSRSVGDPHAVTAGWCHYELGRYRHAADQLERGWNSISPDSRRMRAIIGSRLALAHLGSPDLDRACEVGREALRLTLLTESATARGQLRLLARELHRRRGHPPAAALYTELTTLLPR; from the coding sequence ATGTCGGCATTCGGGTACGAGCTGCGTCGCCTGCGTACGGCGGCGGGGCTGTCGCTGCAAGGGCTGAGCCAGGTCGTGCACTACAACAAGGGCTACCTCAGCCGGGTCGAGACCGGCGAGCGCACCCCGACGACGCAACTCGCCCGCGCCTGCGACGACGCGCTGGGCACCGACGGGCGCCTGACCGAACTGCTGCGGGGCACGGCCGCGCCGAGCGCCGCGGCCGCCGACCCCTCGGTCGCGGCCGCCGAGGGCGCCTGCCTGCCGGTCCTGCCCCCGGCCGCCGACCCGTCGTGGGCGCAGCCGCTGTCCGACGTCCTCGGCGCGACCCGCGCCCTGGGCCAGCGCGCGCCGGTGCGCACCGTGCTGCCCCCGATGCTGGCCCAGCTGCGCACCCTCAGCGACCTGACCGCACCGCCCGGCGACGGCCGGCACCTGCTCGGCGTCTACGCCCGCTTCGCCGAGTACACCGGCTGGCTGTACCAGGAGACCGACGACCGCGTCGGGTCCGCCCGCTGGAACGCCCAGGCCCGGCAGCTGGCCCGGCGGGTCGGCGACGACAGCCTCGCCGCGTACACCGTGGTCCGCGACGCCGAACTGGCCATGTACAGCGGCGACGCCGCCATGACGATCCGGTACGCGCAGCTGGCCCAGCACGATCCGGCCGCCACCGCGCAGACCCGGGTGCTGGCCGCGCACCGCGAAGCGCAGGGCCACGCGCTGGCCTACGACGCCGACCGGATGCGCGCGGCCCTGGACCAGGCACTGGCCTGGCAGGAGTCGGGCACCGAGGCGGCCGGGCACGGTTCACGCAGCGTCGGCGACCCGCACGCCGTGACCGCGGGCTGGTGCCACTACGAGCTCGGCCGCTACCGGCACGCCGCCGACCAGCTCGAACGCGGCTGGAACAGCATCAGCCCGGACTCGCGCCGCATGCGGGCCATCATCGGCAGCCGCCTGGCCCTGGCGCACCTGGGCAGCCCCGATCTCGACCGCGCCTGCGAGGTCGGGCGCGAGGCGCTGCGGCTGACCCTGCTGACCGAGTCGGCGACCGCCCGCGGGCAGCTGCGGCTGCTGGCCCGCGAGCTGCACCGCCGCCGCGGCCACCCGCCCGCCGCGGCGCTGTACACCGAGCTCACGACGCTGCTGCCGCGCTGA